The Silvanigrella paludirubra genome contains a region encoding:
- a CDS encoding YceD family protein, with the protein MNKNISIPLVKIGSEMIVTFGKSNSNLKNVYHIDTILSEWTKSFLNEYSLISDDKDYQELSGILKLIKEQGVYRIEGNIEFEPLLECVRSLTLFREKISAEVKGFFVPINSQKYQQSGISKFSNANENDEIELSESDLESYAFQGNSIQLDELLLDTMFCALPELPLCREDCKGLCSECGTDLNETDMAGKIVIVEHNKKCSHHKPLKIQ; encoded by the coding sequence ATGAACAAAAACATCTCTATTCCCCTAGTAAAAATTGGCAGTGAAATGATAGTTACTTTTGGTAAGTCGAACTCAAATCTTAAAAATGTATATCATATAGACACAATTTTATCGGAGTGGACAAAATCTTTTTTAAACGAATATTCTTTAATTTCGGATGACAAGGACTATCAGGAATTATCTGGAATTTTAAAATTGATTAAGGAACAAGGAGTTTATCGTATAGAAGGAAATATTGAGTTTGAACCTTTATTAGAATGTGTCCGCTCCCTTACCTTATTTAGAGAAAAAATTAGCGCCGAAGTTAAAGGTTTTTTTGTCCCAATAAACTCCCAAAAGTACCAACAATCTGGAATATCTAAATTTTCTAATGCAAATGAGAATGATGAAATAGAGCTTTCTGAAAGTGATTTAGAATCCTATGCTTTTCAAGGAAACTCAATTCAATTAGATGAATTACTACTTGATACTATGTTTTGTGCCTTACCAGAGCTCCCATTATGCAGAGAAGATTGCAAAGGTCTTTGTTCTGAATGCGGAACCGACTTAAACGAAACAGATATGGCTGGAAAGATAGTTATTGTTGAACATAATAAAAAATGCTCACACCACAAACCATTGAAAATACAGTAA
- a CDS encoding MFS transporter, with product MQHEKIQNKILKIIFFTIFIDLIGFGMFLPILPQIAREFHVSDSQIALLATWFAFASFISGGLLGYTSDVFGRKKILLATILISCLSQFLTGVANSYLFLVLAKILSGIGYGNIATAQACISDITSFKDRGRYMSIIGLAFGGGFTVGPIFGTIVVLSIDKFQLFHGSYIFGIAMLAVFLNVLNLIFVAYYLPETHFKFANVFYRGIFEKINPEYLPKNTTFNLNKQSIMYAIRDILKIKIFIAFMVILFIQILAFSGVETLLPFILKDAYFFGNLDIYKSYIIIGVFSIIANAFIAKKILKNFKESLVLKWGYILLILSMIGIPFYAPHPYFLFLSLSFLCVGIAIANPSINTLISISTPHKYQGFGFGLAQAVSSLARMIGPALLGLTYQNGIGNSYFIKEKSLYISAIILFTGLLIGMAFLKGSRKNS from the coding sequence TTGCAGCATGAAAAAATTCAAAATAAAATATTAAAAATTATCTTCTTTACCATTTTTATTGATCTAATTGGCTTTGGAATGTTTCTCCCTATCCTCCCGCAAATTGCCCGAGAATTCCATGTTTCTGACTCTCAAATTGCCTTGTTAGCTACTTGGTTTGCATTTGCATCTTTTATTTCAGGAGGACTTTTAGGATACACTTCTGATGTTTTTGGGCGTAAAAAAATTTTGTTGGCTACTATTCTTATATCTTGTCTTTCGCAATTTTTAACAGGTGTTGCGAATTCTTATTTATTTTTAGTCCTAGCAAAAATATTATCAGGAATAGGATATGGAAATATTGCGACCGCTCAAGCATGTATTTCTGACATCACAAGCTTTAAAGATAGAGGACGTTATATGTCAATTATCGGATTGGCATTTGGAGGAGGTTTTACGGTTGGCCCCATTTTCGGGACAATTGTTGTTTTATCAATTGATAAATTTCAATTATTTCATGGTAGTTACATATTCGGAATAGCTATGCTTGCTGTTTTTTTAAATGTATTAAATTTGATTTTTGTTGCTTATTATCTTCCCGAAACGCACTTTAAATTCGCTAATGTATTTTATAGAGGTATTTTCGAAAAAATAAATCCAGAGTATCTCCCAAAGAATACCACATTTAATTTAAATAAACAAAGTATAATGTATGCGATAAGGGATATTCTAAAAATAAAAATATTTATCGCATTTATGGTAATTTTATTTATACAAATTCTTGCATTTAGTGGTGTAGAAACTTTATTGCCTTTTATTTTAAAAGATGCCTACTTTTTTGGGAATTTAGATATCTACAAAAGTTATATTATCATTGGAGTATTTTCTATTATTGCCAATGCATTTATTGCTAAAAAAATTCTCAAAAATTTTAAGGAATCATTGGTATTAAAATGGGGGTACATTCTTTTAATTTTAAGTATGATTGGAATTCCCTTTTATGCACCTCATCCTTATTTTTTGTTTTTGAGTCTATCTTTTTTATGCGTTGGCATTGCTATTGCAAATCCATCCATAAATACATTAATAAGCATTTCCACCCCTCATAAATATCAGGGTTTCGGATTTGGATTAGCTCAAGCCGTTTCTTCCTTAGCAAGAATGATTGGCCCTGCTTTACTAGGTCTCACCTATCAAAATGGGATCGGGAACTCATACTTTATAAAAGAAAAATCTCTTTACATCTCAGCTATTATTCTTTTTACTGGTCTCTTAATTGGCATGGCCTTTTTAAAAGGCTCTCGCAAAAACAGTTAA
- a CDS encoding flagellar FlbD family protein codes for MIQLTRLDGKAIFLNTANIQWIETLPDTTITILSGARIIVREKIEDILNKMDERIKYENSLNLKEKEESLLDRHEIYSQMAENI; via the coding sequence ATGATCCAATTAACGAGATTAGATGGAAAAGCGATATTTCTTAATACAGCTAACATTCAATGGATAGAAACACTTCCTGATACTACCATAACCATATTAAGTGGAGCTCGTATTATAGTCCGTGAAAAAATAGAAGATATTTTGAATAAAATGGATGAAAGAATAAAGTATGAGAATTCTCTTAACTTGAAAGAAAAAGAAGAGTCCCTATTAGATAGGCATGAAATTTATTCTCAGATGGCAGAAAATATATAA